Proteins co-encoded in one Spirosoma endbachense genomic window:
- a CDS encoding DJ-1/PfpI family protein yields the protein MNFNFRYRFHLLVAGWLVAAGSPLLAQKVIPKENLMAYSGEPSGNICDLEWHEKPVSDLDGGMPLVQPNDTMLDSQAQILKQVNKRNVAIFIHNGVEILDFAGPSEVFASTEGFNVYTVSLSKEPIISQGFIKITPTYSLTDCPKPDIVVLPGGNTGPFIENKALIDWIKNSATQAEVMLSVCTGAGLLAKAGLLDGKQATTFHSYIEPLQRATPKAEILRNTRFVDNGQIITTAGVSAGIDGALHVVAKLKGQAVAIQTARYMEYDKWKPEEGLIVKQAGKVATENK from the coding sequence ATGAACTTCAACTTCCGTTACCGTTTTCACCTGCTCGTTGCCGGTTGGCTGGTCGCTGCAGGTAGCCCACTTTTGGCGCAGAAAGTGATTCCTAAAGAAAACCTTATGGCGTATTCCGGCGAGCCCTCCGGCAATATATGTGATCTTGAATGGCACGAAAAGCCCGTCAGCGACCTGGATGGTGGCATGCCTCTTGTCCAACCCAACGATACCATGCTGGACTCCCAGGCGCAAATCCTAAAGCAAGTCAACAAGCGGAATGTGGCCATTTTTATACACAATGGCGTAGAAATTCTGGATTTTGCGGGCCCCAGTGAGGTCTTTGCTTCTACGGAAGGATTCAATGTCTACACGGTGTCGCTCTCCAAAGAGCCAATCATCAGTCAGGGATTCATTAAGATAACGCCAACGTATAGCCTGACCGACTGCCCCAAGCCTGACATTGTGGTTTTACCAGGCGGTAATACCGGTCCATTCATCGAGAATAAGGCGCTCATTGACTGGATAAAAAACTCGGCAACCCAAGCTGAGGTCATGCTGTCGGTTTGTACGGGCGCCGGGCTGCTGGCCAAAGCGGGACTGCTGGATGGTAAGCAGGCCACTACGTTTCATTCCTACATTGAGCCGCTGCAACGGGCAACGCCTAAAGCCGAGATTCTGCGTAATACTCGATTTGTCGACAATGGACAAATCATCACAACGGCGGGTGTATCGGCGGGTATTGATGGGGCCCTGCATGTAGTTGCGAAATTAAAAGGGCAGGCTGTAGCAATCCAAACAGCTCGCTACATGGAGTATGATAAGTGGAAGCCGGAGGAAGGATTAATCGTCAAGCAAGCGGGTAAAGTGGCGACCGAGAATAAATAG
- a CDS encoding GlxA family transcriptional regulator, translating to MSPIQQVIFVVPPYVHVLDLTGPVQVFYEAVEYGAPYQLRYCSFQNQITSSAGLAMGPVQHFTEVQTQSGDLIFIPGMDMAYIRSAEFRAEQDFMAWLRKQHRLGVLICSVCTGAFVVAQTGLLDGRKCTTHWKRVDELQTTYPRIVTQHDRLFVNDGGIFTSAGITAGIDLALAILEEQQGPLFASKIARELVVYLRRGPEHSQKSVYLDYRNHMNVAVHQLQDWLIANLKTKATLDELAEVAGMSTRNLTRTFRKETGISIHDYTTLLRLELARTLRHNPGMTMEAIAEKCGFQDARQLRRIWQKDEPKNSPKLFISTHS from the coding sequence ATGTCGCCAATTCAGCAAGTCATTTTTGTTGTACCCCCGTATGTACACGTTTTGGATCTGACGGGACCAGTTCAGGTTTTTTACGAAGCCGTTGAGTATGGGGCTCCCTATCAATTACGGTATTGCTCCTTCCAAAACCAGATTACCAGCTCAGCAGGCTTGGCTATGGGGCCTGTGCAGCACTTTACGGAGGTGCAGACTCAATCCGGCGATCTGATCTTTATACCGGGGATGGACATGGCCTATATCCGATCAGCCGAATTTAGAGCGGAGCAAGATTTCATGGCCTGGCTCCGCAAGCAACACCGCCTGGGCGTTCTGATATGCTCCGTTTGTACGGGGGCGTTTGTAGTGGCCCAGACTGGCCTGCTGGATGGTCGAAAATGCACTACCCACTGGAAGCGCGTTGACGAACTGCAAACGACTTACCCACGGATCGTTACCCAGCACGATCGATTATTCGTAAACGATGGCGGCATCTTTACCAGCGCGGGGATAACGGCCGGTATTGACCTGGCGCTGGCGATTCTGGAAGAGCAGCAAGGGCCACTGTTCGCTTCGAAGATAGCCCGCGAGCTAGTCGTGTATTTACGTCGCGGCCCCGAGCATTCACAGAAAAGCGTTTACCTCGATTACCGCAACCACATGAACGTGGCTGTTCACCAGTTGCAGGACTGGCTGATTGCCAATCTGAAAACAAAGGCCACGTTAGACGAACTGGCTGAGGTGGCCGGTATGAGTACCCGCAACCTAACCCGAACGTTTCGGAAAGAGACTGGGATCTCCATTCATGATTATACCACGCTGCTACGACTTGAACTGGCCCGTACCCTACGGCATAATCCGGGTATGACCATGGAAGCTATTGCCGAGAAGTGTGGTTTTCAGGATGCCCGCCAGCTACGCCGAATCTGGCAGAAAGACGAACCTAAAAACAGCCCCAAATTATTTATTTCAACCCATTCATAA